In Solimonas sp. K1W22B-7, the DNA window AATGTCGATAGCCGTTGGCTGATCGAGTCTGAGAAAAAAGCCAAGCCTTCTCAGTCCAAGCAGGTACCTGGGGACACGGCCGGAAAGCGAACCGCTGCCAACCCCTGATCGGGGCACCGCTCGGTCTCCGTCGCAGGAGGTGCCGGCCTGCTCGTCTGCCGCCAATCACGTGGTCACGGGCGGAGATCGGCTGCGACAGTGCTCTCCTGCGCTTTCAGACGCCGCCGTGGTGCATGGCCGGCCAGTCAAAAGGACGCTGCCGCGGCTGAGCGCAGCCGCAGCGCGACACGATCCTGCAATACGCCTGCCTTATCGTGACCGGTCGACGGCGTTCCGCGAGTTGCGGCGGGCGCCCGGCGCTTTTTCCATCGCTCCCGCCAGATCGTCCCGATGAAATTCAAGCTCGCTGCCGTCTTCCTGGGCATTGCCCTCAGTTCATCCGCAGGGGCGGCGACCGTCGTCCAGGACGCCCGGCAGCTGATCGCCTCCGGCGACGCGGGCATCGCCCTGGTGCAGCTCGATACCTGGCTTGCGGGCAACCCGAAGGATGCCGAGGCGCGCTTCATGCGCGCCATGGCGCTGTCGCGGCTCGACCGCAAGCCCGAGGCGATCCGCGCCTTCACCGACCTGATCAAGGACCAGCCGCGCTACCCGGAGCCCTACAACAACCTCGGCGTATTGCTGGCCGGCATGGGCGACTACGCCAAGGCGCGCACCGCCTTCGAAACCGCCCTGTCGAAGAATCCGCAGTACAGCTCGGCGCAGCAGAACCTCGCCGACGTCAACCTGGCGCTGGCCGGCGAGGCCTACCAGAAGCTGCTGGCGATGGACCCGGGCAATACCGTCGCGCAGGCCAAGCTGGAACTGTTGCGCAGCCTGCAGGGTAGCGCGCCGGCGAGCCCGGTTGCCGCCGCCACTCCCGCCGCCGCCACGGAGCCCGCCGCCGCCGAGGCGAGCGCATCTCCCGCAGCGACGCCGCCCGTGGCCGCGCCCTCGCAGGCCGATCTCCAGGCCGCGGGCAAGGACGTGGCGGCTTCCGTGCGCGACTGGGCCGACGCCTGGATCAAGCAGGACGTGAAGCGCCACCTGGGCCACTACGCCGGGGATTTCACGCCGCCGGGCGGCATGCCCCTGACGAAGTGGATCGAACAGCGCCGCTCCAGCATGGTCAAGCCCAAGAAGATCAACCTGAAGATCGAAGAGGTGAAGCTGGCCATGCTCAACGAACAGCAGGCGCGCATCAGCTTCCGCCAGAGCTATCAGTCCGACCTGTCCAAGGAGGTCGTGATCAAGACCCTGGACATGCGCAAGATCGCGGGCAGCTGGATGATCGCCGCCGAGCGCAACACGAACCCCTGAAGTACGCCGTGACAAACGGCAAGGCCGCTGGGCAGGAGAAGCTGCCCAGCGGCCTTGCCGTTACAACGGGATCGGTCAGCAGCCGCCGTCGGCGAGCGCGCTTTCGAATTCTTCGGCGGACACGGTCTGCGCCGCGCCATCGCCGATACGGATATCGACCCCGCCGTCTTCCCTGAACTTCAGGCGGGCGCTCACGTTCAAGGAACTCAGTACGATTTCGCCGGCGACAATCCCGGCGTCGCCCTGCAAGGGCGACCGGGTTTCGACTTCCAGTTCCCCGCCGACGCAGCCCTGCCGCGTGGACGTGAACGTCAGGGGGCCTTCGATGCGAACGCCGCCCTCCTCGTCGCGCTTCAGGGAAAACGAGCGGGCCGGTGTGCCGAGCCTGGCTTGCAGCGTTTGCGTCGCGGCCGCGCCGCGTCTCTCGGCGAAGCTCAGCGACAGGTTGCGGAAACGGCTTTCGATGTACGCCTCGACGACCTCGCCCTCTTCGTCGAAGCGCAGGATATCGCCGTTCTCGATCACGCCGGAGGCGGTGTAGCGGGAACGGCCGACCGGCGTCCCGGATTCGTCCAGTTCATCGAACCGTACCGAATAGGGGCGACTGTCGCGGCCCAGCACCACCCAGGCATAGCTGTCCGCCTGGTCGTCGAGCCCCGAGCCGGTTTCCAGGAACCCGTCGCGCGTCAGGTTTCCGCTCGAAAAGTCACTGGCGGCATATTCCTCCTGGCAATCGGCGAACAGGGTTTCCGCGCCACTGCCGTCGACCGGCAACTCTGCGCCGGCCGTTCCGCGAAACAGCGTGAAGTTGCGGACTCCCGTCGTGTCGCGATCGACGCGCTTGCCGTTGAGGTCGCATTCGCTGACCTCCGGCTCGCTCCGCGCCATGGCCTTGGCGGTGCTGCGCGCCGAGACCCGCGGCTCCGGAAAGGGAACCAGATCGCCGGAGCTGGGATCCAGCACCGCATGAAGACCCAGGACCACGCTGGCGGCGCGCAGTGCATCGTCGCGCGTGGCCACGGGGCCCGCCGCCGGAGCATCGTCTCCTCCACCGCAGCCCGCGACGATGGCGACTGCGGTGCAGGCCGCCAGGCGCAGCATCCGCACCGGACCGCCGGACCGCAGGATTCCCGCTCGCTGGATATCCGCCATTGCCGTCGCGGCCTTCAATACTGCGCGCAATAGGCAGCGCTGCCGCTGCACAGCGTCATCGCCGTCTGGCCCGCACCGTCGAGCACGATGGGACCGAAGTTCGAGGTGTAGCCCGGCTCGACGTGGGCTGCCACCGACAACTCGTTGACCGAGGCTCCCGAACCACCGGGGTTGGTCTGCGTGATGGTCAGGTCGGTGTCGCCGTACTGGTTGACCAGTGCGTTGTTGTAGCCGTCCAGCTGCTGCAGCGTCAGGATGTTGCGGTCGTTGTACTGGTTGACCTGCGCCAGGTTGCCGCTGCCTTCCTGCAGCATCCGGGCGATGTTGTCGTTGCCGAGCTGGTCCAGCAAAGTGACCTGGTTCTGGCTGCCGCTCTGCGTCAGCAGGGCGAAGTTGCCGTTGCCGGTCTGGCCGATGCGGGCCTGGTTGTCGTCGCCGAAACCCTGGAACACCGCGACGATGTTCTGGACGCCACCCTGCTGCTCGATCTCGGCGCGGTTGCCGCTGCCCTCCACCTGGTTGATCAGTGCCAGCGTGATGCTGGGCGACTGGCTCAACAGGAAGGATTCCAGGTCCCGCGGCTCCGGCGGATCGACCTGGATCGGCGCGTTGTCGATGAACTGGTTGCGCGCCGCGAGAATCTCGGCGAACGGGTCGGCCTGTGCCGCGCCCGTGGCAGCCAGCAATGCCAGTCCCGCCAGGATCCTGTGCGCATTCATGTGGCGACTCCTCTCGGGCTTCATTCGCGTCCGGCGTCGACGAAACTGTCCTGCGGCCGTGACGGCCTGGCGGCCGGCTGCGCCGCCGCTGCGGGACTGGCGTCACCCTTGCGCTTGCGCACGATCGCGCCGATCGCCTCGTCGGCGCTGGCTGCCTTCGGCACCGGTGCCACGACCGGTTCGACCCTGGGCGCGATTGCCACCGGCGCAGCGGCCGGCACGGCGGCGCGGGGCTCCGGCTTCGGCTCCGGCAGCTTCATCGGCATGTCCAGGTCGGAACCCAGGAAGCTCGGCACTTCCGGCGCGGGGGCCTTCTGCAGCGCCGCAACGTCGCGGTTGCGCAGCTTGGCGTAGACGCTCTGGATCACCGGGTTCTGGATATCCCCGGGGTTGGCCAGGACCCAGGATTTCTTCATGATGCCGTCGACCACCAGCGAGATCACCGCGGCCTCGATCGCTTCCTGGATCGCCAGCTGTACCGGCTCGTTGCTGGTGTAGCCGGCTTCCATCTCCAGCAATTCCTTGTAGGCGACGAAGCGGTAGACGCCCGGCTGGATCAGGGTGGAGTAGATCGTCTTGGTGGTGCTGACGCTGTGCAGCACGCGGCCATTGCTGGTGTCGATGGCACGCAGGTTCACCGTCACCTGGTCCTTGCGGAACTGGTGCGAGGCGCCGATGCCGAGATACTTGACGCCGATGCCGCCGGTGGCGACGTTGAAGTCATAGCCGATCACCGAACCCTGGATGATCAGGTTGGCCGGCACCAGCGTCGGCAGCCCGCCGTTGCCGTTGCCCGCCGGGGGGGTCGACTCGCCGGACTTGATGATCTTGCGCTCGGTGAGCAGGTCGTTGAGACCTTCGCGCTCGACCGGGGCGAACCAGCCGGAGTCGGCCAGTGCCTGGATCAGGTAAGCGGCACCGCCCTGCGAAACGGCGGTGGAGAAAGAACTGTCGGGGGCCTGCTTGTACTGGCCGGTCTGGTCGCGAAAGCCGTACACCGCCACGCTGATCGGTCCCTTCGGCTGCGGCAGATGGCGCAGCTCGTCGGTCTTCTGCGTACGCGGCGCAACGTCCGCCGCAAGCTTGGTGCCTTCCGGCGCCTTGCTGAGATAGGCGGCACAGCCACTGGTCGCGCCGAGCGCGACAAGGGCCAGAATCTGGAGAATTCGTTTCATTGGCTTTGAGACATGTAAACCTCCCCGGCCTTTCCGGCCGGGGAGGTTTGTTTACTGCAGCTTTTACGAGACGGAGAACTTCTTACAGCGGCGACACGTGCTGGTAGACGCTGGCGTAGTTGCCCAGGCCGAAGTCGCCACCGGCGGCGTTGTTGCTCTGGTAGACGAACGACACCGCCTGCTGGCCGAGCTGGTCGACGTTGGCGATGTTGCCGTCGCCGAACTGGAACAGGTACGACGAGTTGAAGGTGTCTTCCAGGCCAGCCTGGTAGACCTGCGCGATGTTGAAGTTGCCCGACTGCGCGATCAACGAGTAGCTGTCGGTCACGATGTCGCCATCGGCGTCGGTGTACTGGTAGGACTCGGCCACGTTGTTGCCGTCGCCATCGCTGTTCTGCACGATGATCGAGTTGTTGCGCTGACCGTGCTGGCCGATGAAGGCGTAGGAGTTGACCGTGGCCTGGATCACCAGCGCCTTGTTCAGCGCGTCGTCGCCGCCGGTGAAGGCGTCTTCGAGGTCGGCGAAGTCGTCGGTGCCCTCGTTCAGGGTGTTGAAGGTCAGCAGGGCGCCCTGCGTGACGAACGCCAGGTTGCCGCTGACGTTGTCCGGCTCGACGTAGGCGGCTTCGCCCAGCAGCAGGTCGTTGGCACCGTCATAGTTCACCAGCAGCTCGCCGGCGGTGTAGGTCACGATGGTGTCGTTGCCCGAGGACGGGTTCTGCAGGGTGGCCAGCACCGTGCCGTCGACCGTCGGCGAACCGTCGTTGGCGACGATGTCGGCGCTGATCAGCGAAGCCTGGTTCGGGATGATGGCGTCGGTCTCGTCGCTGCGGGCCTGCACGACCAGCGCCTGCGAAGCCTGCTGGTGGTCCTGGAAGACCAGGCCGTAGTTGTTCGAGTCCACGCCCAGGAAGGTGTAGGCGTACGGCGCCACACCGCTGCGCTCGTCGACGTAGTCGGCCAGGCTGGAAACCAGCGGCGGCAGCACTTCGGCGGCGCCAGCGATGGCGGCGGCGCCGTCGGTGGCGGCGTTGCTCGCGGTGGTGCCGTCGTCGGCGATGGTCACGCCGGCGTCGCCGCTGCCGATGCCCTGCAGCACGGCGGCATAGTTGTTGTTGTCGGTGGTACCGTTGACGTTCAGGTCGGTCTGGATGATCGCGGCGGCCTGCGGCACGCCCTCGGTCACGATCTGGTTGATAGACGCGGTATTGCCGGTCTGGTCAGCCTGGTAGATGACGCCCTCGGTCGAGGTTTCGTCGGCGAATGCAACCGGGGCCACGAACATCGCCCCCAGCACAAGCGCCATGGAATGCTTCTTGAACATGGATAAGCTCCTGGTAATTCAAACACTCAAGGTGTGGGAGGGTGCCGCCG includes these proteins:
- a CDS encoding nuclear transport factor 2 family protein, whose protein sequence is MKFKLAAVFLGIALSSSAGAATVVQDARQLIASGDAGIALVQLDTWLAGNPKDAEARFMRAMALSRLDRKPEAIRAFTDLIKDQPRYPEPYNNLGVLLAGMGDYAKARTAFETALSKNPQYSSAQQNLADVNLALAGEAYQKLLAMDPGNTVAQAKLELLRSLQGSAPASPVAAATPAAATEPAAAEASASPAATPPVAAPSQADLQAAGKDVAASVRDWADAWIKQDVKRHLGHYAGDFTPPGGMPLTKWIEQRRSSMVKPKKINLKIEEVKLAMLNEQQARISFRQSYQSDLSKEVVIKTLDMRKIAGSWMIAAERNTNP
- a CDS encoding CsgG/HfaB family protein; the encoded protein is MKRILQILALVALGATSGCAAYLSKAPEGTKLAADVAPRTQKTDELRHLPQPKGPISVAVYGFRDQTGQYKQAPDSSFSTAVSQGGAAYLIQALADSGWFAPVEREGLNDLLTERKIIKSGESTPPAGNGNGGLPTLVPANLIIQGSVIGYDFNVATGGIGVKYLGIGASHQFRKDQVTVNLRAIDTSNGRVLHSVSTTKTIYSTLIQPGVYRFVAYKELLEMEAGYTSNEPVQLAIQEAIEAAVISLVVDGIMKKSWVLANPGDIQNPVIQSVYAKLRNRDVAALQKAPAPEVPSFLGSDLDMPMKLPEPKPEPRAAVPAAAPVAIAPRVEPVVAPVPKAASADEAIGAIVRKRKGDASPAAAAQPAARPSRPQDSFVDAGRE